aaacgaaaaaaacaaatgtattatatataattcacAAAATGATGTGCACTATTCAAAGGGACGAAGGTTTACCCTTTCCAAAagtaaaaacataaaaatgtaacgtaaaaaaatataggaaACGATATGCTCCATTTCTATGTTAGCTGATTAGTTCGCTTTTTGTTGTCGCCCTCAAGGAGGTCACAAATGTTATgcttcataaaaatatgtctaTATTTCCaaggaatatatttatatttatattgaataaaatttgtacAATCAACTATAACTTGGTTGAGcatataatttacaaaTTGTACTTGatcattttgtataaaattagttttatttgcatttttaaactttaaaattaaattaataaattttataatatgtttattattatttaaatgggatatattattttttatattaaatattatattctcTAAACTTGtataatcataataatcattttttagtgacacatttaaaatatgtaattcGTCTTCTACTTTTATATCTATACaccttttattatattgtttgAATAGGGATTGCAAAAAGGGTATaaatttatctttattatatatatcagtattgttaattttgttCTCTTTCAACATcctattatttattgtaaaaaaataaaataaaaaacttcTTATCTGTACAGGAGAGTATATAGATATTGTTCTGCTTATATGCTTCATCAACTTGTCATACATTTcaatttgattatttaatattatataatttttttcaaacaaGCAAAACAAGACAAAGTGTGATACTTCCTTATTTGTTAAGTCTAAATTGgttgtaatatttttatatatctgttgtaaataatcattttgtatttttatttcttttgtgATATAcctattaatttttttttttttttttaaatatatat
This Plasmodium chabaudi chabaudi strain AS genome assembly, chromosome: 12 DNA region includes the following protein-coding sequences:
- a CDS encoding conserved protein, unknown function (term=annotation;date=20180502;qualifier=removed_product=conserved Plasmodium protein, unknown function;qualifier=added_product=conserved protein, unknown function;curatorName=ucb@sanger.ac.uk), which codes for MNTISSMLVQKLTPSVNLKKISSGHLLKHFENVCEHIFDICKYKIVKPGERKKYYNNLLKIKKNNEFRSELSKYKRRRDPICDKINQNEIFKQVYQLMDKAMVLLPEFSPQDVLRLLYGMLKIKMFDKNKKRRKKLLKYIECYILEQNILKNKCNNVENLWDNISINDVVILFKLLILNDCYSYNVLKLLIENILKNINHMIPSDLVLFLNSYHIYLKKKKKINRYITKEIKIQNDYLQQIYKNITTNLDLTNKEVSHFVLFCLFEKNYIILNNQIEMYDKLMKHISRTISIYSPVQIRSFLFYFFTINNRMLKENKINNTDIYNKDKFIPFLQSLFKQYNKRCIDIKVEDELHILNVSLKNDYYDYTSLENIIFNIKNNISHLNNNKHIIKFINLILKFKNANKTNFIQNDQVQFVNYMLNQVIVDCTNFIQYKYKYIPWKYRHIFMKHNICDLLEGDNKKRTNQLT